A stretch of the Rhipicephalus microplus isolate Deutch F79 unplaced genomic scaffold, USDA_Rmic scaffold_18, whole genome shotgun sequence genome encodes the following:
- the LOC119182140 gene encoding gamma-secretase subunit Aph-1-like → MTASESLGYGLMGFGPALSMFALTIARHPSRVVVLLLSSFSWILSLLLSSLAWFVLSPLGSSLDVVVAIAVLFQEGARLATLLALRKADHSLKLAALAGDAQLARSRAALAYASGLGFGVASGACSLLNSLADIADAGVPPGVAGTAKSIPKSFILASALTTGILTVLHTLWSVVAFQALCLQSMLLIAFPLVAHMFASGATLMYSRGHFGVPLAAIVGLLFLTAAVAFVVTGGQAGRAWSRLGLAQGRSSPEGSEHETA, encoded by the exons ATGACCGCGAGTGAAAGCCTGGGATACGGCCTGATGGGCTTCGGACCGGCGCTGTCCATGTTCGCGCTGACCATCGCGCGACACCCGAGCCGAGTCGTGGTGCTGCTCCTGTCTTCCTTCAGCTGGATACTGTCGCTGCTGCTGTCCTCGCTCGCCTGGTTCGTGCTCTCGCCGCTCGGCTCATCCCTGGACGTGGTCGTGGCCATCGCCGTGCTCTTCCAAGAGGGCGCCCGACTCGCCACCCTACTGGCGCTGCGCAAGGCAGACCACTCGCTCAAGTTGGCTGCGCTCGCCGGAGATGCGCAACTGGCTCGGAGCAGGGCTGCGCTGGCGTACGCTTCGGGCCTCGGCTTCGGCGTCGCCAGTGGAGCCTGCTCACTGCTCAACTCGCTGGCGGACATTGCCGATGCGGGAGTTCCTCCCGGTGTCGCGGGTACCGCGAAGAG CATTCCTAAATCGTTCATCCTGGCGTCGGCATTGACCACGGGCATTCTGACGGTGCTGCACACCCTGTGGAGCGTGGTCGCCTTCCAAGCCCTGTGCCTTCAAAGCATGCTGCTTATCGCCTTCCCGCTAGTAGCACACATGTTCGCCTCAGGCGCCACGCTGATGTACTCGCGCGGACACTTCGGCGTACCGTTGGCCGCCATCGTGGGCCTCCTCTTCCTGACGGCCGCCGTGGCCTTCGTCGTAACCGGCGGCCAGGCCGGTCGCGCCTGGTCCCGACTGGGTCTCGCACAAGGCCGCAGCTCGCCCGAAGGCTCCGAGCACGAGACGGCGTAG